cgcaccgacagctacttaatttcagcttgcgcgaaaaacgaattgaaataatttattgtaaacatgaaccaggaaccacggagcgcttatcctggaagtcgagaaattttattagcggactgacagctactgaatttcagcttgcgcgaaaaacgaattgaaataatttattgtaaacatgaaccaggaaccacggagcgcttatcctggaagtcgagaaattttattagcgcaccgacagctactgaatttgggcgtgcgcgaaaaacgaattgaaatgatttattgtaaacatgaaccaggaaccacggagcgcttatcctggaagtcgagaaattttattagcgcaccgacagctactgaatttgggcgtgcgcgaaaaacgaattgaaataatttattgtaaacatgaaccaggaaccacgaagcgctcatcctggaagtcgagtttcaccgcgtagcggacccgaagcgcgggatccgggaggttgagaacccggtactcgaagtttgcggagcgcgactctcaaccgtccgctctactgcgcggttgttaccagactgaggaactcggctagccgattttagattggtgacgtcactttccgaacatccgaaaattcaaactttggtttcgaactgtaatactaggtatgatgatgtatgatgtatgatgtatgatgtatgatgtacgatgtatgatgtatgatatatgatgatatgatatgatgtataatgattctagtgttcacatttcatacaagaaatacacaccttatctgtcctgccgattccagactcaagcggccaggcccttcgatggtcaaccgttgactgaagatatatcctttacttaacgggtcagccgataacgctgccgttctgcgacagttggatgatgaaaaattttgctcgtatctttcaaatgtgtgttaaaatacactcgaagtgttaagaagcttcgttctttctcttcctatcacctttttaggtctttaaatcactacgcagcgttaaatactatctcatatacgaagcatccatttcatctcgttcaaaattagcgcatccgtgatgtattacagttactctgaatttttttccatccgaatacttttcgaaaaacaattttgcttctctacccaacgtagatacttcactctcgactagctagaacagcgttttggttatatgcctacgaaaattcaagatcgagagagcaaatgaaaagttgttgaaataattatgaatactaatgttatgttGACAATGCTCATCTTTCgccagaatttttgtttctacctaAACTATTTCGGGTGTGGCTCgttggaaaatcgtaaatttttttattttgaaacaccctattatacatataatatatgtatagtaaaaatgaaataaattttagctcAAAATATACTCTCTCGTTTcttatgcataaaaattaatacgcaaaataaaaaacagtcttCATGAAATCAGCATCATACCcgaacaatgagaaaaaaataaattttttacataaaataatccGTTGATCATAACTTGTTGTTCTAAAACTCACATTTActtaaatttctttgaaaatgaagtaattacttgcgtaacatttatttaatatccgtaggatttatttaagatgtaaaaatgaatacatttattattcgCAAGAACAgcggagagaatgaaaagaatcctTGTAAACCATAACCATTTACATCAAAGTAACGCAGGTTTccctatttttatacttgggatgaatttcggcatcggtcgggtgttcacactagacgacggcgatgcgcggcgatgcgcggcgcaCCGCCGAAATATTCCCAACCTGGAACTCGCGAAAAATtgccgcggtccgccgcggtCCGCCGCCGTCTAGTGTGAACACCTATATGGATAACTGTATGAGCGAAAATTTCGCCGCCGTCCGCCGCCGTCCGCCGCGGTCTAGTCGGCGTCAGCCTTAACTCAGAAATCATTGTCAATTAGTGACGCAGTATCGCTGAACAGCAACAATTGCCCATACATACCGTATACCTGCTACTAAAACAATATATTCTCGAATTCTCAACAATAAATCGCCTGAGGTAGATTTTTTCTAATCCGTTTGAGTTAGAAATTTGTTTGTTCTTCCACTCTGTAAAAGTTAGGGAAAAATCAACAGACTGTCGGATAATGAAAGTATTCACATTGGACAGCAAAATGCAAGAAGTTAGTTGAACAGTTATTTTGCAAATACTGAAAAATCTTCACTGTAAATTCTATGTTTGCAGATGATTTATTTATCCTTAGGAACCTTGAACGGTGAGAAAGAATACGTGTTCTATTGTTCTCGACTAAATTCAACACTGAATTCTTCGCTTCTACGCAACCACATCAATAATTCGCGTATGAGCTTGTCACTGGATACCATGAAATataccaaatatttttaacaaccAGCACATTCATTCGCAGTAAATTGTACTCGAATTTCTATACAAATCGTACGCATCACGTCAAACATCCACTGCGTTCCTGTTTACTAATTACGTATCAATGAGAAGCAACGCGACGTTGGCGTTTCTGAACAAGCcaggatattttttatttacgtctAGCTATAACTCGTAGTTTCTGGTTTAGTGCTTCGAACAAAGCGATAATTATCAGCAAAATGGTTTAACAATATAATGGAAAACTAAAACATATTCGAAAGTtacgtgaaatgaaaaactgtgcgattgcgaaaattcaagttacgatagagcaaagttccgaaaactAAAGTACCGATATATCAAAATTCCAATAAATAAAGTTACGATCGAACAAAGTttcagaaattcaaatatactcACACTGCGTGGTTTATACAAcaagtgggtgtaaaaaatcagtaaaaccAAAAATCATCATGACCAGAATTCCGAACGCAAAAGTATCGAAATTCCAAAACAGATGAAGATTAAACTGGTGAAACTTCACGAAGCCAGAGattcacaaaatttaaaatcttcGATGATTCGGTATTTagatatttcagatttttcaattctcaacAGAACATGGAATGAAAATACTATTACTCTACTAGTTAAAATAACTCCcagtgtaagaaaaaaaaaacaatgttaCGTTCAAATTAATGTTAATACAAAGGAAGAAATGCTTGgttaaaatcagaaaacagagATACTTAATGAGGTACGTAAGAACAACGGACCCCTTGTTATCAGTCAAAAGTTTCTCGTATCAGCCACCCGAGTGGGGCGCTGCAATCGGGCAGAAATGATGCGAGGGGGTAGCGCGTTggttttcagaattttcagtCGTACTGTAGACATAGTGACGATCGGAAGTGCTCAAGATAGTTAAGGAGACATCGGTATCCAAACAACAGTGGCACGAGGGGGGAGTTCGTCAATTTGAAGTCGAATACGAGGTAGGTGTGGATACATATATTAGAGGCGCCCGGTTCTCTGCTTCGTGTAGGGATCCGGCATTTGATTATAAACAGATCGCACGTATAGAATCGATCATTGTCGTCGTTGAAAGAAAGCATAAACGGCTCACGTGGCTAAATAATGAGGAGTTTTTGGTTCGAGGTAGGTGTACATGTGCGTGCTGGAGCCCCTGACGCCATGATCGATAAGTTAGAGGCggttcgatttatttttttaattgaaaaagacTCACTACCAcctaattttcaactttactGTTCCTCGGTAATGCCGACACAGACACTGCgtgatttttccaatttccgtAATTAAATTCAAGCTTAGCACCGATTAAACAAAATCGGGTAATATCGAATGTTAGTAACGATTCGTTATCTcactattattaattaataataattcaatcatttttgcATTACACAACAGTATAATAAAACAACCGTGAAGATACTGCCGAGCATCAAGAAGAAATAGACATTCAGTTCGTTCGTAACTTAGtttattaattcatttttatataccAAAAGTACAgagaaaaaacacaaaattgataataatcatcgtggttattattatctccgagtattttattttatatagtTTTAGACAGCCGAGAATCCAtcgctgaaaataaaaaaaaaatgagaaataatatttcaaatacgtagtacaaggagaaaaaattactagaccctattttttcatttctcttatAGGACAACATTCCTAGAGTAAAGAGATATTCAAAAACTCGTTTTGAGAGTAACGAAAGATtcttttttgaagaaaaaaattgacaaaaatcgTTCCAtgattaaaaacaatttcccATCTTGAGAGTTGAATAACGAATgcgatgatatttttttgagaatttcaaaaaatggctATACTGTGAGAAATAATCTAATAAACATTTTATTGTTCATAGAAactacaaaaatatatttcttcagaACTAGACTTCGGAAAGTGTCTCCCGTTACCTTTAGAACGCATTTTTGAACATCTCTCTACGGTAGATGGTACCCGATAATATATTACTAgcgtaaaacaaattttccaacCAACGACCAAATacggttatatttttttcagtcatattttacgtgaaaaaaatttcaatcaattaaaaaatacaaggtCAAAAAACATCCAGAATCGGTCgatttgagatgaaaattcCCTTATTGTTCTGCCTGAAATTTTGAttcgaaaatcataaaaagACGGTAGCTACAAAATTTGTACGCTTTTATTTCAATCTCACCCGTGTTTGATATGCTCTGGATATTTGCCTTCGTGGTCTTCATGTTCTTTGTGGTCTTTGTGCTCGTGGCCTTCGGACTCTTCGTGATCGTCGCTTTTGTGGCCTTCGTATTCTTTCTGGCTTTCGTAGTTTTCGTGATCTTCGCTTTTGTGGCCTTCATATTCTTTCTGGCCTTCGTAGTTTTCGTGATCTTCGCTTTTGTGGCCTGCATATTCTTTCTGGCCTTCGGACTCTTCGTGATCTTCGCTTTTGTGGCCTTCATATTCTTTCTGGCCTTCGGACTCTTCGTGATCTTCGCCTTTGTGGCTTTGATATTCTTCCTGGCCTTTGCTCTCGTGGTCCGAGAAGCGTTCGTTATCTTTGTTTTCATGGATTTCGGGCTCCTCGTGATCTTCGCTGTAACTGCTCAAGGATTCTTCGCGGTCTTTGCTCTCATGAATCGCGTGGTCTTGATGACCTCCGTCAATCGAATGATCATCCTGTCCACCTACAGACAAAAGTTTAGGTGATATCCGCAAAAGTCTCAAGAATGAtaacgtataacgtataatgGAAGCTGACAATAAAACTGgaatatgtaaataataaatggtTTCAAATTGTCAGCGCCTTTAcaaaatttctacaaattttgGTTACCAACATCTTATTGAATGATCAAAATTGACTTGATAGCAGTCCGTATTAAATTTCTCATATTAAATAAGCTCTAAATGACCGAGGCAGctttattttcttgaaatcGCTTTCACGCAGCAATCCGATATCAACTGATGATACTATTTTCACTAAAACTGCACATACCGTAGGGGGCTGCTTCGCTGAAAGCGATGACGGCGATGGTTACCAAACCAAAGACGAAATAACTggacatttttattacaaaatcgTCACGTTACTGCTGATGTATATCACTGAAGACGCTGGATAAAACTGTACAGATCCAGGATGCCTATCACATATTTATAGACAAGTTCGCACGTTCGATTCGCGATTCCATGATGGAATTACTGATTTACGGatcagaagaaaaaaggaagaggtGGGTGAACGGTAAACGATCTAGACAAATAAAGAATTCGGATATGATCAAGCATGCGTTTCAATATATTCGACGCATGACGTCTTCCGCGAAACGCGGCGTTGATTTACGATAATGAGTGGAAAGGAGTATGCAGcctgtattttatttaaatgaattttgaatgctggacttgtttatttttgtttaatcgttcgttatttttttgtttgttttatacTCAATAAATgtcaagaattgaaaatagcGACCATCTGCTGCTGATCCGGTTTTTATAATCATCGACTTTCGTAACCGATCATTCGGTTTCGGACATAGAGAATATAAGGGATATTCCCGGCGCAACGGTCCGGTTATCGGCCGATGATCAGCGAATTCGATGCCAGAATCTCATTTCTTACGATCTCGTGAAGAATTTTCTATAGTTTTGGGTCCCAAACGATTCTCGACTCCCAAGAGCAAATCGCGATCGAATGAATGTTCTTAGGATCTACTCGATTCGCTAGGAACTTTTATTGAACATAGTTCAAACTGTGAGAAAAGTGTGCTACAATTTTCAGGTgcacttatttttttgtttgccgGCGATAAATTGTTGAAGATAATATTCTGGGACAAGAACGTTTTTCGTTCTCAGGCCTTTATTGAATTGTTCTGTGTTAGAAGTTGATTTTATCCGTCGTATATTCATTCGTACAGTGCAGACTCACCagtagaaattttatcagagGAGAGAAGCTAATCAACGCTGaacatattatttattatggAAAagataaccaaaaaaaaaaaaaaggagtaaTTGACTGTTATAACATTACAAACAGGCTATTTTCAGCGAAAAAACactggaatatttttttcttactatgtcacgcctttgattttgCTATacatttcacaaaatatttgGCAGTGTATTgggaatgtataaaaaaaattggcatcgTGAAACTCGACATTTTTGCggagtagaaaaaatattttaccaagAAATGTGAGTTAATTAAGGTACGTCTGagttcttcttttctctcgaTTCTCTCGATTCTCTCGAATCTCGTTCCAGAACGTAACTCGTGTGGCGTAGCGATGTTATAATAGTCTCTGTTCGGCAGCTGACGTTTCTGATTTCTGATTCACGTTGAACagatttgaaacaatgctGCAGTTTCCGAATTATATCAAAGTTATCCGAAGCTTAAGCTCCGTTTTATTGCACGTTATCTATTGCAAAAACCTAACTTCTTATTTCGTTGTCTAGCATGTTCTGACTGTCTGAACTAATTCTCTGGTTGCGTAATTGATACCGATAGATACCGATAGAATTCGATaagtaaacatttttctcacgTACTAAATACTTTTTGGGTACTTGGGATTGGatatttattcaagataaATCAAATTGTTAGGTATAGATCGCAATCTGTATATTTTGATAGAAATTGCACATCTATTCGTGATCTTAGCACTCCGATATATTCGAAAactggaatgaattttttttccttcgccgTGTAGAAGGGTTTCGAACTCTTTGCACTTGGTTCGCGCTTATCGGAGTCAATAATTTCAGTTTTCTTAATAATTGTGTCACATTTGCACGCCGGGTTTTCAAGTTATCTTGGAACAGCTGTTATTTATACGGAAAGCTTCGAGAATAATCATGGAATTTACGGACGAAAGATAAAAGTTTCacctttattttatactttcgaATTTGTAGAATGGTCTTTACATAATTATCAAAGTTATGTTAATTCCAGCAGGTAACAGACGTTTCGACGAGTCCACGCTTTTCTCGTCATTACGATGTTGTCCATTACGCTTCAAATAGAAAAGTCAGATCGACAGTTTTCGGGGTCAACACACTCGTACAAGTTATCGCATCAAGGGGACTTTCGTTTCGATAGGTTTTCCACAATTTCATAAGATTTCAACGCGTATTATATGTGAAGTTGATCCCAAAATGATGCGTGAAATGGTGAAAGGTTGACTTGCCACCTGACCATTTTTCGTAAGTATGCAAAAATGACTAATTGCCAAGtatcgaaaataatttagGCTTATGCAAAAGCTCCGAAAAATAACAGACACAAAGTTACTGTCACTTGATAATTAATCAGTGTACCACAAATTACTTTTAACTCGTTGGAACTTTTACGGctattcaaatttctcaatCAGCGAAAGACTTGCACAAATTACATTTTGTAATCATCATTTTCGGCGAGTCAATGCAAGCATTTAACCGAACAGCCGGCCTTGTTCTTGAGTTCAAAAATTTGCCAACCGTGAAGCTACATCCAAACTCcagggtggaaaaaaaaaaaaatgagggaaGTATATGATAATTGagcatattatttattgacGTACTCTACAATTACATAGTAACTTGAgaatagaaaattaataaccAGCACCGTGTTAGTGATtgtaccgggacaatctcttgaaacttgaaaatcaactgcgcatgctCGAGTTTTATCAgctgttcgtgcaggctggccatcccgagttttcagctgtcaaattgtttctggcggcgatgtatttgatacgaattttggaGGTtaaaatctcaaataattgaagcggtgactcggaaaggtttgggaagcatttgttattgggCCGGAAAtatgattcttcaaagaacggtcggaatttaatgcttataatgctctttgaaaattcaaacgtaaacattttgcgtacgttggcccgcctgcatcgcagacaagaatatcgctgcgggaagatttcgcccaccaatgagattgaattatttggcgcatgcgcggttgatatTAAAGTTtaaagagattgtcccggtacgTGATTGCCACGTTTATTTTAAGTCGTATCGATGTTCCGGGTCAACTGTTTTCATCAATCCTTTGGCTGCTTCGAGAGTTGAGACATCTTCATGGCGTTTCTCGTCCATCGTAATTAATTCCAATACTGTAAACGAGACAAACGAGAAATGTCGTTATACGCGTGAATCTCTTACCCACTCGGAGAAATTACTAAATGCGAATAGTTTCAATTCTTTAATTGAACTAGATATTCATTTTAGTCGTTGTATCGAATAAATACAGttcttaataaatttaaacaatttatttttccaataaatgCGTCTTTAGTCAATGGTATTAGTAATGCCAAATACATCGCTGACCCATTTATCTTCATCCTCGTTTTTGTAATCGTCATGGTTGCCTTCTTCGTCATGTTTTTGTGTATCGCTCGATCCGGCTTCATGGAACTCACCGTCATCTTGACTTCTATTGCCCCAATCGCCATGTACAAAAAAGAACACGTGTAGttacaatttttcgatacCTCTATTGGTTTTTTCTAACAACGGGGTGAGGAGTGGGGGATCATTTGCAGTTTGAATCTAAAATTGCACTAGCTTCGGCTcccgtcttgaatttgaaggGGAATTTGGTTTTGTCAACTAACTCagttattttcaagttttgacTAAAATGATCGCAACTAAACTTTTGGGTAATTTGATTTTCTACAACTATggatattacaattttttcgtctACGTTTGATATTTCGTACGTGAAATTAAGTTATAGCATTTTCTTGTTTATCATCAACTTTAGCGTATaacaaaatgtgaaaaatcttGTAGTGAACAAAATTCAACCCCTCCCGTTCCCACCCCCAATGAttatcaattgaaaataatggtaagaAAAGAATTGCAATCATACAGTGTCAAGACCATCAAAACCGATATGAATAAATCTTATTGTTAGGTATCGGCGAGCgtataattagaaatttaataCCACGGACATTAAATCGATTTTCTTACGTTTCATTGATATGTTTCTAATTTTATGtgcgtgaaattgaattttatttcttatctaAACACTGTAACCATTGTaagtaacaaataaatatgcaTAAAGGTATTCGGACCAATATGAGCAAACAATGCTTATCATCAACAAAAGAAACATACtcgtctttattttttaagtaTAAAAAGCTGGAATTTGTTAAAATACTGTACAATCCATTTTAGACAAACACCTCGAAATATGGTGTCGCTAAATGAAATTAAGTATACTGCACCTTCATTATCAGAGTTGtgcttaaaatttttattcgtaatttACGAGAAGCTGCAAAAAATTGCGCACGATTATATCATCCTTACCCATGTAACGATTGCTTCAGGCCTTCGCTATGAGAGCCTACGGAGTCTTCGCGTTTATGGGGTTTGTGAGTCGAAAACTTTCCGTCTATAGCTGTAAGcgaagatattgaaaaagttttataaaatttttttaccaatcaTATGTCACGAAGCTGATGGAAAGTTAAAAATTCGCGCTTCGTCATGTTGAGTATTCGTAACGGTACAAGTAATTAAACTCAGTTAAGAAGAGCTTCGGATAACTAGAgactttttctaaaatttttttgttattttgttttttattatttacataaattaattaaatttttatcgaaaaactTACGATGTGCCTGGTCGCTCACAACGATAACGATGACGATCACTAAAACGaaggtgaaatattttgacatGTTTAGTGTAAAGTCAACGCGATATTATACGTCCACTAAGCACATAAAAGCGGAGATTTAACGTTGGGTTTTGACTGTGCAGACTCAGGATTCGTACcgtttatttatatatgaatttttggtatttaatccgttatttcacaaaattttacatttgcATATCAAGAGGACGTGTAAAAGTTTATGGCTGAATATCGTAATCGTGATACTTATATTCAAATCGCAACAATTATAAACGATCGTACGGACACAAGgcacttatttttttgttcaaacacATTTCACCCGGTGCAGTATTCGTGGCGTTGTTTCGCGACAATGAAGAGAAAGAGGCACGCAACGTTACTTTATACACCTCAGCCTGTATGTGGAACTTCTTTATTTcctttgaaaaattgcgtttttttttaaatttttttactttcatttttattttttttgtctttttcacTAAATGTCGCGAGTTATGAATCTTAATTATTGTCGCTGGTATAACCTCTTGTATAAATATGCTGCTGATCAGGTCTTCGATTATAAAGTGGTACCTGCGTAGATGACGCGACGCGGAGTTcggggaaaaatatttatatttagttgtaattattattcaatggACAAGAGTTGGTATCGATCATTTTTGACCTACTGATAATTTCTCGTTAAATATCGTATTTCTTGCAGTATTTTTACGCACTCGAAGCGAATCCGTCGGTAATCGTAATTTAAATTAGGATGTAATAGTATATTGTAATGTATGttaagtttgaaatattagTCGTTGGTGAGCCGAAggcgaatattgaaaataagcGAGGCAAAAAGACAATTGCCTCCTTGTTTCGCACGATTATTTATACATGGGGTATTCCACGTCAAATCAAACGGTCGGTCTTCCTGATCCGTTTTAATCCGATTGTCCTTACGCACAATCAAAATACATATCGAAAGGatgaactttgaatt
This is a stretch of genomic DNA from Neodiprion fabricii isolate iyNeoFabr1 chromosome 2, iyNeoFabr1.1, whole genome shotgun sequence. It encodes these proteins:
- the LOC124176030 gene encoding sarcoplasmic reticulum histidine-rich calcium-binding protein-like — protein: MSSYFVFGLVTIAVIAFSEAAPYGGQDDHSIDGGHQDHAIHESKDREESLSSYSEDHEEPEIHENKDNERFSDHESKGQEEYQSHKGEDHEESEGQKEYEGHKSEDHEESEGQKEYAGHKSEDHENYEGQKEYEGHKSEDHENYESQKEYEGHKSDDHEESEGHEHKDHKEHEDHEGKYPEHIKHG